Sequence from the Maribellus comscasis genome:
AAGATTCTTTTAAATTCACATTAAAATTAATGTCCTTGAAGATCAGTATGGTTTTGTTGCCTTCTTCATCCGCCGGAATCATTTCCAAATGAGTAGGCATTCTGCGATCATCCATTTGTTTTATTTCAGAAAGGATTTCAGTATTTACAAGATAGTTGTCTTCATCGTAATATTCTGCCTTTAGCCAGTGATACTCTTCTTTCGAAATCCACATGATTATTTTTCCCCAAACAACAGGAGCGTCATCATATGGAATAAGTTCAACTTTAAAGCATTCATAACTGTCAATGGTTTCTTCTCCCACTAATTTTTGCTCATAATCTTTTACGAGAGACGATTCCCGTACAAGATCGTCATTGGTAAAATCAGACCCCATCCACGACTGCATCATCATTGAAGGTGGGATTTTGATCATTCGCTCGATGCTGGGTACCCAATTCCACATTTCATTGTGGCGTTTAAGAAAAACCTGACCTTTTTCTTTGGCAGGAGCTGTGATATAAATCATTGAGAATTCATTTCCAAGTGTCCAGTTTTTCATCGTAACTTCACGCGACCACGTGGGCCGCTGTATAATCATTGTCATTTCTCCGGTACTGGAAGTTCCGCGAAATTTTTCGTCAGCTTGTTTTACAATTTCTTTGATATTTATATCCTGGGCATTTGAAACAAAAGTTCCGATTAGAAGAAATAGAAGAAGTAGTATTGATTTCATAATATAACTATTAGTTGTTTATGATTTTAAAACATGCATTTATTACTTTCTCTTCCATAATATCCATTGGAAATACATCCGGGGCTGCGACAAAATATAAGAATGCGCCTTCAATCATTGCACTTATTGCCATCAAATCTCCTTCCGGATCGTTACTTCCCTGGGATTTTATAAAATTGTACATCATCAGAAATACGGGTTCGCCTTTTATTTTGTATTCTTTTGAAAAGGTTTCAGCAACATGTGGCTGAACTAAAAGTGAAAAGAAAAGTTTCCAATGTTGCAGGTTTTCGCGAACCAGCGAGAAACTATGTCTTATAAAATGAATAAACTCCTCTTTGGTTACAATACCATCTTTGTTTAAATCCAGGCTGTCGAAAATGGTGTTGAAACCATGTTGGATTAATTCGTCGAGTATCTCTTTTTTGCTCTCGAAGTAATTGTATGTAAGTCCTTTTGAAATACCAGCCTTTTTTGCAATTTGACTTATGGATGTAGCGTGGAACCCTTTTTCTGCAAAGAGTTCCAACGCTGTTTCCATAATGAGCTCTGTTTTCTGTTTTCTGATATCATTAAATTGTTTAGCACTTCGAGGAGACATGTTTTTATGTTTTTATTTATTTTTTTTGACTGAACGGTTGGTCAAAAATAAAAAAGGGTTTTGAATAACACAAGAGCTGATGTGTTAAATTAAAGTTAAGGATGACCGATTGGTCATTTTAAGCAAAATAAAAAAGTGAAACGCTTTAGGGGTAAATTTTTTCTCAGTTGTCTGTTTAATATAACTGTGAATTTTTTTCATAAATTGATAAGTGTTTGGTTTAGTTACGACAAGAAGAAAGGGCAACTTTAGCGGTTGCCCTTTTTATTTTCAGATATCGTTTTTCTTTATTTTTATACATTCAGCTGGCTCTCTGCCTCTGCTGTAACTCTTACACTTGTCGTTCCACCTTTTGATAAAGTAACGTCGACAGGAGTATTTGTTTTCCAGGCGCCATTAGTGAAATCAGGTACTTCGATAGAATTGGATTTATTTGCTACTGACCATTCGCTTAACGGAGCAATAACACTCCAAAGTGCTGCATCATATACATCCTGATCGAGTGGAATACCATTTCGTAAACAATCAATTAACCGCCAATCCATCATAAAATCCATTCCGCCATGTCCACCTACTTTTTTGGCCATATCGCCAACCAATTTTACAATTTTAGGGGTATATTTTTCTTCGAGAACTTTCATTTCATCTTCTCCAAACCAACTGTGTCCTTTTGCAATTTTTCCCGGAGTTGGATATTTTCGCGCCATTCCTTCTGTGCCGCTTACCAGGTGAATTCGTGAATAAACACGCGGACTTGTTACATCATGCTGTATCATTATGGTTTTTCCCTTGTTTGTCCGAACCATAGTAGTATTCATATTTCCCCGGTAATTATCGGTTTTGAATTCATTCCAGAAATCATCCTTTGCCGCCAGTTCCTCTGCTCTTTTTGCCATCTGAAAATCGAAACTCGACATAGAAGTCAGATAATCCATTTTGTCACCACGATTTACATTCAGTACCTGACAAACCGGCCCCAACCCATGTGTGGGA
This genomic interval carries:
- a CDS encoding outer membrane lipoprotein-sorting protein: MKSILLLLFLLIGTFVSNAQDINIKEIVKQADEKFRGTSSTGEMTMIIQRPTWSREVTMKNWTLGNEFSMIYITAPAKEKGQVFLKRHNEMWNWVPSIERMIKIPPSMMMQSWMGSDFTNDDLVRESSLVKDYEQKLVGEETIDSYECFKVELIPYDDAPVVWGKIIMWISKEEYHWLKAEYYDEDNYLVNTEILSEIKQMDDRRMPTHLEMIPADEEGNKTILIFKDINFNVNLKESFFSQQNMRRIR
- a CDS encoding TetR/AcrR family transcriptional regulator; its protein translation is MSPRSAKQFNDIRKQKTELIMETALELFAEKGFHATSISQIAKKAGISKGLTYNYFESKKEILDELIQHGFNTIFDSLDLNKDGIVTKEEFIHFIRHSFSLVRENLQHWKLFFSLLVQPHVAETFSKEYKIKGEPVFLMMYNFIKSQGSNDPEGDLMAISAMIEGAFLYFVAAPDVFPMDIMEEKVINACFKIINN